Proteins co-encoded in one Oreochromis aureus strain Israel breed Guangdong linkage group 3, ZZ_aureus, whole genome shotgun sequence genomic window:
- the LOC120436820 gene encoding ICOS ligand-like produces MDFVPRLSLWWIFFGYLCFAASGAEPYQKNIAADSGQDVILPCQAQNYNKENFQWNRTDLGDEEYVFLHRDNLSVLENQHSSFKNRVDLQDRQMKDGALSLILKNVTTNDTGTYECGVFINGTNDPISIISLSVDPPGQTGGHTEDGGKEDGSVGLIAGPSLSAVCGVFSIYRKQTTSLPLRCSQFEMSEFSQLKSKVSCCSSEFTLLSVAHLWWPHMGAQLTHMNLTTGQET; encoded by the exons ATGGATTTTGTCCCACGTTTGTCACTCTGGTGGATTTTCTTTGGATAcctctgctttgctgcttctggAGCTGAACCGT accagaaaaacatcGCAGCTGATTCTGGGCAGGACGTCATTCTGCCATGTCAAGCTCAAAACTACAACAAAGAAAATTTCCAGTGGAACAGAACTGACTTGGGAGATGAAGAATATGTCTTTTTGCATCGAGACAATCTGTCTGTATTAGAAAATCAACAttcatcttttaagaaccgggtggatctccaggacagacagatgaaggatggagctttgtctttgattctgaagaatgtgacgactaatgacactggaacatacgagtgtggTGTTTTTATAAATGGAACAAATGACCCCATCAGCATCATCTCCCTgagtgttgatcctccag gtcagacaggaggacacacagaggatggagggaaggaggatggatctgttggactgatCGCTGGTCCGTCACTTTCTGctgtttgtggggttttttctatctacagaaaacaaacaacgaGCCTCCCACTGAGATGCAGCCAGTTTGAAATGTCTGAATTTTCCCAACTAAAGTCTAAAGTCTCCTGCTGCTCCTCAGAGTTCACACTACTTTCAGTAGCCCATCTCTGGTGGCCACacatgggagcacagctgacacacatgaacctaacgacaggacaggagacgtga